A window of the Acidimicrobiales bacterium genome harbors these coding sequences:
- a CDS encoding acyl-CoA dehydrogenase family protein, with product MNFDHDDATLARVAALSAFIENRVRPAEADVAGERTADPTRQPPTVERLKAEAKDAGLWNLCVRDPRYGPGLSMVEYAPLAEVLGTCALAQEVTNSDAPSSVNGDALAIYASDEQRERWLEPQLDGAIRSGFAMTEPHVPSSDAANISMSAVRNGDDWILNGRKWWISGVLHPNCAFVIAVACTDPDAPRHHRQSQFIVPLDTPGLTIVRNLPKFGYLDDHGHCELEFDNVRVPGDALLGEIGGGFAIGQARLGPARVQHCMRTIGLAEVALSLMCERAEDRSTFGQTVASRANVQDWIAEARIQIDAARLLTLRTAALMDRDGDKAAAPEMSVIKVQVMQTATTVVDRAIQVFGAAGVSDDVPLARMYAQLRSLRIADGPDEVHLMAIARRELRRQAERRRH from the coding sequence ATGAACTTCGATCACGATGATGCAACGCTTGCCAGGGTTGCGGCACTCAGTGCCTTCATCGAGAACCGAGTGCGACCGGCGGAAGCCGATGTCGCCGGCGAACGCACGGCCGACCCGACTCGGCAGCCGCCGACCGTCGAACGCCTGAAAGCCGAGGCGAAGGACGCGGGGCTGTGGAATCTCTGCGTTCGTGATCCTCGCTATGGCCCCGGACTGTCGATGGTCGAATACGCACCGCTCGCCGAAGTCCTGGGAACGTGCGCGCTCGCCCAAGAGGTCACGAACAGTGACGCCCCGAGCAGCGTGAACGGTGACGCGTTGGCCATCTATGCCTCCGACGAACAACGTGAGCGGTGGCTCGAGCCCCAGCTCGACGGCGCAATCCGCTCGGGCTTTGCGATGACCGAGCCGCATGTGCCGTCGTCGGACGCCGCCAACATCTCGATGTCCGCCGTCCGGAACGGTGACGACTGGATCCTCAACGGTCGGAAGTGGTGGATCAGCGGGGTGCTGCACCCGAACTGCGCCTTCGTGATCGCCGTGGCGTGCACGGATCCGGACGCTCCCCGCCATCACCGTCAGAGCCAGTTCATCGTGCCGCTCGATACACCTGGCCTCACGATCGTCCGCAACCTGCCCAAGTTCGGCTACCTCGACGACCATGGCCACTGCGAGCTCGAGTTCGACAACGTCCGGGTCCCCGGCGATGCGCTCCTCGGTGAGATCGGCGGAGGGTTCGCCATCGGTCAAGCTCGACTCGGACCGGCGCGTGTGCAGCACTGCATGCGAACGATCGGTCTGGCTGAGGTCGCCCTGTCGCTCATGTGTGAGCGGGCCGAGGACCGCTCGACCTTCGGTCAGACCGTGGCGAGTCGAGCGAACGTACAGGACTGGATCGCCGAAGCGCGGATCCAGATCGATGCCGCGCGTCTGCTGACGTTGCGCACTGCGGCGCTCATGGATCGCGACGGCGACAAGGCGGCAGCCCCCGAGATGTCGGTCATCAAGGTGCAGGTGATGCAGACGGCGACGACGGTCGTCGATCGGGCCATCCAGGTGTTCGGTGCGGCGGGCGTCTCCGACGATGTCCCACTCGCTCGAATGTACGCCCAGCTGCGGTCGCTGAGGATCGCCGACGGACCGGACGAGGTCCACCTGATGGCCATCGCCCGGCGCGAGCTACGCCGTCAAGCCGAACGGCGTCGCCACTGA
- a CDS encoding ROK family protein, translating into MADRERHVAVRPAGIRAANAELVLQSLADGRAATRSELAERTSLTPQALGPILGDLVNAAQVIEAPSERPGPGRRPSEYRLDPLGSLHVEVVIRFAGHHVVVRDALGGLLQFRRQRHVAGPGPARLVRSLATTVRTMVTDQGAEVGAATTLAITIEGIVDESRQLVLQTPAWRATDVALAPLFAKHLGPEIQVSTTSAERALAARALDVIQPPASDLVAIIQISNQSRLMLAVDGEVIDNRLGSSGRLAHLPVEGNDRPCECGRTGCLGTVSSGAAVVRVYRELTDIQLDAGVDVIDRVHRGDPDAIEAARRSTEWLSRALGPLLRMVQPDRLIVTGAVGREGSRGAAALVETLRSHLDDDLRCVPIHVVQPEFGTIDESLASVLLG; encoded by the coding sequence GTGGCAGATCGAGAGCGACACGTTGCGGTTCGACCGGCGGGCATTCGCGCCGCGAACGCCGAGCTGGTGCTGCAATCCCTGGCGGACGGCCGGGCGGCCACACGATCCGAGCTTGCCGAACGGACCTCACTCACCCCGCAGGCGCTGGGCCCGATCCTCGGCGATCTTGTCAACGCAGCACAGGTCATCGAGGCGCCGAGCGAACGCCCGGGTCCTGGCCGCCGACCCTCGGAGTATCGGCTCGACCCGCTGGGCAGCTTGCATGTCGAGGTCGTGATCCGCTTCGCCGGTCATCACGTCGTCGTGCGTGATGCGCTCGGTGGGCTGTTGCAGTTCCGACGTCAGCGGCACGTGGCTGGACCGGGACCCGCCCGTCTCGTTCGGTCGCTTGCCACCACCGTTCGCACGATGGTCACCGACCAGGGGGCCGAAGTCGGGGCCGCAACCACCCTCGCCATCACCATCGAAGGCATCGTCGACGAGTCACGGCAGCTGGTACTGCAGACGCCGGCGTGGCGCGCCACCGACGTTGCCCTCGCTCCCCTGTTCGCGAAGCATCTCGGCCCGGAGATCCAGGTATCCACGACGAGCGCGGAACGAGCGCTCGCCGCACGGGCGCTCGACGTGATCCAGCCACCGGCTTCGGACCTCGTCGCCATCATCCAGATCAGCAACCAGTCCCGTCTGATGCTCGCCGTCGACGGCGAGGTCATCGACAACCGCCTCGGGAGCAGCGGTCGGCTCGCGCACCTGCCGGTCGAGGGCAACGACCGGCCGTGCGAATGCGGACGGACAGGCTGCCTCGGCACCGTGTCGAGCGGGGCGGCCGTCGTGCGGGTCTACCGCGAGCTCACCGACATCCAGCTCGACGCAGGCGTCGATGTCATCGATCGTGTGCATCGAGGCGATCCGGATGCGATCGAAGCAGCCCGCCGCTCGACCGAGTGGCTCAGTCGTGCACTGGGGCCCCTCCTCCGGATGGTGCAGCCGGACCGGCTGATCGTCACCGGAGCAGTCGGGCGCGAGGGAAGCCGCGGGGCGGCGGCGCTCGTCGAAACGTTGCGTTCCCATCTCGACGACGATCTTCGCTGCGTACCGATCCACGTCGTCCAACCCGAGTTCGGCACCATCGACGAGTCACTCGCCTCGGTGCTGCTGGGCTGA
- a CDS encoding CoA transferase has protein sequence MDEPLDDLVGLFDGVRVLEIGQFVAAPIAAELFAHGGADVVKLEPVTGDQTRQTDPLRTADGSAWGDGRQYVVKARGKRAIPLDLSSVEGRDLARSFALRADVLITNLRPGTASRLGLDFDTLRKDNPRLVYGEINGYGDTGPLADRPSLDLIAASWSGLRLSTNTDDEGRPGHYEAYLCDYIAGLLLAFGVAAALRHREITGVGQRVGTSLAHAALFAQHRSASVFESTDGWKRELAARRESGEGFASLHRDRVLRTSPVVFFMTTYDTSDGAVSVGATGAMGQRLCDLFGLVDPRTTPAWADRDRRPVLLESIRRQLAAAMSAATTDDVLARLDAAGIPASPVRTLEQVLLDDDAHAAGLIYTADHPTLGRYTMPSAPITLSGTDYRARSMVAAHGEHTEELLAELGYDQTTIERLVADGIVARQSAP, from the coding sequence ATGGACGAGCCGCTCGACGACCTGGTGGGGCTCTTCGATGGCGTTCGCGTGCTCGAGATCGGCCAGTTCGTCGCCGCACCGATCGCCGCCGAACTGTTCGCCCACGGCGGAGCCGATGTCGTGAAGCTCGAACCGGTGACCGGCGATCAGACACGACAGACCGATCCGCTGCGGACGGCCGATGGTTCGGCTTGGGGCGACGGCCGCCAGTACGTGGTCAAGGCCAGGGGGAAGCGGGCGATCCCCCTCGATCTGTCGTCCGTCGAGGGTCGGGACCTTGCCAGGTCCTTCGCCCTTCGAGCCGACGTGTTGATCACCAATCTGCGTCCGGGGACCGCGTCTCGGTTGGGGCTGGACTTCGACACATTGCGCAAGGACAACCCGCGCCTCGTCTACGGCGAGATCAATGGCTATGGCGACACCGGGCCGTTGGCCGATCGGCCGAGTCTCGATCTGATCGCTGCGTCGTGGAGCGGATTGCGGCTCTCGACCAACACCGACGACGAGGGACGTCCGGGACACTACGAGGCGTACCTGTGCGACTACATTGCCGGCCTGCTGCTCGCCTTCGGTGTCGCTGCTGCGCTTCGCCATCGTGAGATCACCGGTGTCGGCCAACGTGTCGGCACCTCCCTCGCACACGCAGCGCTGTTCGCCCAACACCGTTCGGCCAGCGTGTTCGAGTCGACCGACGGATGGAAGCGCGAGCTGGCGGCACGACGGGAGTCCGGCGAAGGCTTCGCCTCGCTGCACCGCGACCGCGTGCTGCGGACCTCACCCGTCGTGTTCTTCATGACCACCTACGACACCAGTGACGGCGCCGTCTCGGTCGGGGCCACCGGCGCCATGGGCCAGCGACTGTGCGACTTGTTCGGACTCGTGGATCCCCGCACCACGCCGGCTTGGGCCGACCGCGACAGGCGTCCCGTCCTGCTCGAATCGATCCGCCGGCAGCTCGCGGCGGCGATGTCGGCGGCGACGACCGACGATGTCCTCGCTCGGCTCGACGCCGCCGGGATCCCCGCAAGTCCGGTCCGGACCCTGGAACAGGTGCTGCTCGACGACGACGCCCACGCCGCAGGTCTGATCTATACCGCCGACCATCCAACGCTCGGTCGCTACACCATGCCGTCGGCCCCGATCACCTTGAGCGGTACCGACTACCGTGCCCGCAGCATGGTCGCGGCACACGGTGAACACACCGAAGAGTTGCTGGCGGAGTTGGGCTACGACCAAACGACGATCGAGCGCCTCGTCGCCGATGGCATCGTCGCCCGGCAGTCGGCACCGTGA
- a CDS encoding AMP-binding protein codes for MLQPFDVLPRTTAEPDAEAIWTDDRTLSWAELEERSRRFAQGLRSVGVDAGDHWALLARNRFEWAELSIGNGRAGARSVPLNWHLTAREIAELLEDSGSKLLVVADELADVGRAAAAIVGLDQILVLGDDYEAWLMRQSSDPLEDGPLGSPLQYTGGTTGRSKGVIRSDQAGRASSLAETYSRWGTLTGMPRGQQMLLCTPAYHALGGAVLRTALARGCPVAILDAWDPERTLAVIAERQVVGTAMVPTQFIRLLKLEESIRNRFDVSSLRWVLHTAAPCPKWVKQAMIEWFGPVITELYGSSEGVGPVIATAPEWLERPGTVGRATAVLELSILDDDGDDLPPGEVGTIYARRTDGAPSYHDDPDKTAAMVRPDGRFTVGDVGWLDAEGYLYLADRRVDLILVAGSNIYPAEVEAVLSQHPGVADVAVFGIPHPDMGQEVKAVVEPAQGVELDVDDLLTFARSQLASFKVPKSVDVVDALPREASGKLKKHKLRDPYWATEEPSR; via the coding sequence ATGCTGCAGCCCTTCGACGTGCTGCCGAGGACGACCGCAGAGCCCGATGCCGAGGCGATCTGGACCGACGACCGAACGCTGTCGTGGGCTGAGCTCGAGGAGCGGTCCCGCCGATTCGCACAGGGATTGCGCTCAGTGGGCGTGGACGCCGGCGACCATTGGGCGCTGTTGGCCCGCAATCGATTCGAATGGGCCGAGCTCTCCATCGGCAACGGCAGGGCTGGTGCTCGCTCCGTGCCGCTCAACTGGCACCTGACGGCGAGGGAGATCGCCGAACTGCTCGAGGATTCGGGGTCGAAGCTGTTGGTGGTGGCCGACGAGCTCGCCGACGTCGGCCGGGCAGCAGCGGCCATCGTCGGTCTCGACCAGATCCTCGTACTCGGTGACGACTATGAGGCGTGGCTCATGCGCCAATCGAGCGACCCGCTAGAGGACGGCCCGCTCGGTTCGCCGCTCCAGTACACCGGGGGCACCACCGGTCGCTCGAAAGGCGTGATCCGCTCGGACCAGGCGGGGCGTGCGTCATCGCTGGCCGAGACCTACAGCCGCTGGGGAACGCTCACCGGGATGCCCCGGGGTCAGCAGATGCTGTTGTGCACCCCGGCGTACCACGCACTCGGTGGTGCGGTGCTCCGCACGGCGCTCGCCCGAGGCTGCCCGGTGGCGATCCTGGATGCGTGGGATCCCGAGCGAACCCTCGCCGTCATCGCCGAGCGCCAAGTGGTCGGCACCGCCATGGTGCCGACCCAGTTCATCCGACTGTTGAAGCTCGAGGAGTCGATCCGCAATCGCTTCGACGTCTCGTCGCTTCGATGGGTGCTCCACACCGCGGCGCCGTGCCCGAAGTGGGTGAAGCAGGCGATGATCGAGTGGTTCGGCCCGGTCATCACCGAGCTGTACGGGTCGAGTGAAGGTGTCGGCCCGGTCATCGCCACCGCGCCGGAGTGGCTGGAGCGGCCGGGCACGGTCGGGCGAGCCACGGCCGTGCTCGAGCTGTCCATCCTCGATGACGACGGGGACGATCTGCCGCCCGGCGAGGTCGGGACGATCTATGCCCGCCGCACCGACGGCGCGCCGTCGTACCACGATGATCCCGACAAGACGGCGGCCATGGTGCGGCCTGACGGAAGGTTCACCGTCGGCGACGTCGGATGGCTCGATGCCGAGGGCTACCTCTATCTCGCCGATCGCCGGGTCGACCTGATCCTCGTGGCAGGCTCGAACATCTACCCCGCCGAGGTCGAAGCCGTGCTGAGCCAGCATCCCGGTGTCGCCGACGTCGCCGTGTTCGGCATCCCGCACCCCGACATGGGGCAGGAGGTGAAAGCCGTCGTCGAGCCGGCCCAAGGTGTCGAACTCGACGTCGACGACCTGCTCACCTTCGCTCGATCGCAGTTGGCGTCGTTCAAGGTGCCGAAGTCGGTCGACGTCGTCGACGCCTTGCCACGCGAAGCGAGCGGGAAGCTGAAGAAGCACAAGTTGCGAGATCCCTACTGGGCGACCGAGGAGCCGAGCCGATGA
- a CDS encoding enoyl-CoA hydratase-related protein, with translation MTDDLTIERRDATAIITLDRPDSLNSLSPAMIEGLPAAVAAAAADRSCRAIVITASGERAFCAGIDVKSVAARDAAGADGGLDPVVAAFENLDAGLGNIVRMIHRVPVPVIAAVNGHAVGAGLAIAAASDLRLASTAATFADGFVKRGISGCEMGLSYFLPKLIGPALAFDLMLSGRRMLADEALRAGLVSTVTEPGELLDRACELAEQLAENAPMALSTTKEVMWTNLHAPSLDAALALEARNQVLIRSTADAAEARQSFLEKRPPSFGVPTGQRPLT, from the coding sequence ATGACCGATGACCTGACCATCGAGCGTCGAGACGCCACGGCGATCATCACACTGGACCGACCTGACAGTCTCAACTCCCTCTCGCCGGCCATGATCGAGGGATTGCCGGCCGCCGTCGCAGCGGCGGCTGCCGATCGCAGTTGTCGAGCCATCGTCATCACCGCCTCGGGGGAGCGGGCGTTCTGTGCCGGGATCGACGTGAAGTCGGTCGCGGCACGCGACGCCGCCGGTGCCGACGGTGGCCTCGATCCGGTGGTGGCCGCGTTCGAGAACCTCGATGCCGGGCTGGGCAACATCGTCCGCATGATCCACCGCGTGCCCGTCCCGGTCATCGCTGCCGTGAACGGCCATGCCGTCGGTGCAGGGCTTGCCATCGCGGCGGCCAGCGACCTGCGGCTGGCAAGTACGGCCGCGACGTTTGCCGACGGGTTCGTCAAGCGGGGCATCTCCGGCTGCGAGATGGGCCTGTCGTACTTCCTGCCCAAGCTGATCGGTCCGGCGCTGGCGTTCGACCTGATGCTGAGCGGTCGGCGAATGCTGGCCGACGAGGCACTACGAGCCGGCCTCGTGAGTACCGTCACCGAGCCCGGCGAACTGCTCGACCGGGCCTGCGAGCTGGCGGAGCAACTCGCCGAGAACGCGCCGATGGCGCTCTCGACGACCAAGGAGGTGATGTGGACGAACCTCCACGCCCCCAGCCTCGATGCCGCGCTGGCGCTCGAGGCACGGAATCAGGTGCTGATCCGTAGTACCGCCGACGCGGCCGAGGCCCGCCAGTCCTTTCTCGAGAAGCGACCGCCGTCGTTTGGCGTGCCGACGGGGCAACGACCGCTGACCTGA
- a CDS encoding DUF169 domain-containing protein, giving the protein MTNDTHDQAVHLDGAPLDLASLVDDLNRLLRLRTTPIGMKMFTTVEEMAAIPKIRRPSSIHTTDQIVGMAARLNWTVGITNDDLVGAQCGAVIGLHPRDDEWLSGDRMAGVWFETLEDSSSHQHAMHTVPFGTYQAMAVSPLATGRLNPPDIALIYATPAQMILLINGLQWSGYQNFEWGCVGESSCSDSWGRALSTGQPSVSIPCFAERRYGGVQDDELLMAMPPAFLPKAIAGLEALSRNGLRYPIPSYGVQIDARAGLGASYG; this is encoded by the coding sequence ATGACGAATGACACACATGATCAGGCCGTGCATCTCGATGGTGCCCCTCTGGATCTGGCGTCGCTGGTCGACGATCTCAACCGACTCCTGCGGCTTCGGACCACTCCGATCGGCATGAAGATGTTCACCACGGTCGAGGAGATGGCGGCGATCCCGAAGATCCGTCGCCCATCGTCGATCCACACGACCGACCAGATCGTCGGCATGGCCGCCCGGCTCAACTGGACCGTGGGGATCACCAACGACGACCTCGTCGGCGCCCAGTGCGGGGCCGTCATCGGTCTCCACCCACGTGACGACGAGTGGCTGTCGGGGGACCGGATGGCGGGCGTGTGGTTCGAGACCCTCGAGGATTCGTCGTCGCATCAGCATGCGATGCATACGGTGCCGTTCGGGACCTATCAGGCCATGGCCGTCTCGCCGTTGGCGACCGGGCGCCTCAACCCGCCCGACATCGCCCTGATCTACGCCACACCGGCCCAGATGATCCTCTTGATCAACGGGCTGCAGTGGTCCGGCTACCAGAACTTCGAATGGGGGTGCGTCGGGGAGTCCTCGTGCAGCGACTCGTGGGGGCGAGCCCTGTCGACCGGCCAGCCGAGCGTGTCGATCCCGTGTTTCGCCGAACGGCGCTATGGCGGGGTGCAAGACGACGAGCTCCTGATGGCGATGCCGCCGGCCTTCCTGCCGAAGGCGATCGCCGGGCTCGAGGCGCTGTCTCGCAATGGTCTGCGCTACCCGATCCCGAGCTACGGCGTCCAGATCGACGCTCGCGCCGGACTGGGGGCCTCCTATGGATGA
- a CDS encoding acyl-CoA dehydrogenase family protein has translation MSDSAATQTPATEISDPAAFRQAVRSFFDTTVPAVLDGVSGDVARGKAYRAALFDAGLAGLDYPKEFGGQGATPEQQSIFAEESEGRVPTEHSVFGIGTGMALPVLRDHGTDEVKRRFLAPGLRGDEIWCQLYSEPGAGSDLASLSTKAIRDGDEWVVTGQKVWTSGAQNADIAIMLVRTDPTAPKHRGISMLIMPMRQDGVTVRPLRQMTGHAEFNEVFFDEARVPADWVVGEINDGWRMGVALLAHERVQTGVASMSNAGMERLWSRVPIPVVQLIDLARQRGRLADPLVRQELTQLWINEQIVGFLRERNNDPAVAVSPSIGKLWRTIQGRAAADFAARIEFPASPAWVDGDADAEFFAFQFLNCRGMSLGGGTDEIQKNTLGERVLGLPREPQVDKNVPFNEMLKGI, from the coding sequence GTGAGCGACTCAGCAGCGACCCAGACGCCAGCGACCGAGATCAGCGACCCTGCGGCCTTCCGCCAGGCGGTGCGCTCGTTCTTCGACACCACCGTGCCGGCGGTCCTCGACGGTGTCAGCGGCGACGTCGCCCGGGGCAAGGCGTATCGGGCGGCGTTGTTCGACGCCGGGCTCGCCGGGCTCGACTACCCGAAGGAGTTCGGCGGGCAGGGAGCGACGCCGGAGCAGCAGTCGATCTTCGCCGAGGAGAGCGAAGGGCGGGTGCCGACGGAGCACTCGGTCTTCGGGATCGGCACGGGCATGGCGCTGCCGGTGCTACGAGACCACGGCACCGACGAGGTGAAGCGACGGTTCCTGGCCCCCGGTCTGCGAGGCGACGAGATTTGGTGCCAGCTCTACTCCGAGCCGGGTGCCGGGTCCGACCTGGCGTCGCTGTCGACCAAGGCGATCCGCGACGGCGATGAATGGGTCGTCACCGGTCAGAAGGTGTGGACCTCCGGCGCCCAGAACGCCGACATCGCCATCATGCTCGTCCGCACCGATCCCACCGCTCCCAAGCACCGTGGCATCTCGATGCTCATCATGCCGATGCGTCAGGACGGCGTCACGGTTCGTCCGCTACGCCAGATGACCGGCCACGCCGAATTCAACGAGGTCTTCTTCGACGAGGCGCGGGTCCCGGCGGATTGGGTGGTGGGTGAGATCAACGATGGCTGGCGGATGGGTGTTGCGCTCCTGGCCCACGAGCGGGTGCAGACCGGCGTGGCGTCGATGAGCAACGCCGGAATGGAGCGACTGTGGTCACGGGTCCCGATTCCGGTCGTCCAACTCATCGACCTGGCTCGCCAACGCGGCCGACTCGCCGACCCTCTGGTGCGTCAGGAACTCACCCAACTCTGGATCAACGAACAGATCGTGGGCTTCCTGCGAGAACGCAACAACGATCCGGCAGTGGCCGTCAGCCCGTCCATCGGCAAGCTGTGGCGAACCATCCAGGGCCGGGCGGCGGCCGACTTCGCCGCCCGTATCGAGTTCCCGGCGTCGCCAGCCTGGGTCGACGGCGACGCCGATGCCGAGTTCTTCGCCTTCCAGTTCCTCAACTGCCGGGGAATGAGCCTGGGTGGCGGCACCGACGAGATCCAGAAGAACACCCTGGGCGAGCGGGTGCTGGGGCTGCCGCGAGAACCTCAGGTCGACAAGAACGTGCCCTTCAACGAGATGCTGAAGGGAATCTGA
- a CDS encoding nitronate monooxygenase, with protein sequence MTSKRLRNQLCERLGAQVPIFGFTHSLDAAIAVSRSGGIGIWGATRSTPGEIEEGVSRMAAELGDLPYGLDLVIPPGMPERDNRDEIEAAIPDAHRAFIGAMREKYGVPDDDTPGMRSRFVRSEQMAREQVDVVMDSSISVLALGIGSPEWVIGPAKERGKTLVSLVGQPKHALKALQAGADILVAQGTDAGAHTGPVGTFSLVPQIVDVAGDVPVVAAGGVATGRHIAAAMAMGAVGVWLGTAWLFCEEEHLEPQVLDKLIAGGSADAIISRADSGKTLRQIRTAWTDEWSAPGAPEPLKMPYQDILVGDILGQIERHEIQPLMHSPAGQSVAFFDRRTTVHEVMSDLVADTEAALDALADRTR encoded by the coding sequence GTGACCAGCAAGCGACTCCGCAACCAGCTCTGTGAGCGTCTTGGTGCCCAGGTGCCGATCTTCGGTTTCACCCATTCGCTCGACGCCGCCATCGCCGTTTCGCGATCCGGTGGCATCGGCATCTGGGGAGCAACCCGGTCGACGCCGGGTGAGATCGAGGAAGGCGTCAGCCGGATGGCCGCCGAGCTTGGCGATCTGCCCTACGGACTCGATCTCGTGATCCCACCGGGAATGCCCGAGCGCGACAACCGCGACGAGATCGAGGCGGCGATCCCCGATGCGCACCGTGCGTTCATCGGTGCCATGCGCGAGAAGTACGGCGTGCCCGACGACGACACGCCGGGGATGCGGTCTCGCTTCGTCCGCAGCGAGCAGATGGCGCGCGAACAGGTCGATGTGGTGATGGACTCCTCGATCAGCGTGCTGGCGTTGGGCATCGGAAGCCCCGAATGGGTGATCGGTCCGGCGAAGGAGCGAGGCAAGACCCTCGTCAGCCTGGTTGGCCAACCCAAGCATGCGTTGAAGGCGCTGCAGGCCGGCGCCGACATCCTGGTCGCCCAGGGCACCGACGCCGGCGCCCACACCGGTCCCGTCGGCACGTTCTCGCTGGTTCCTCAGATCGTCGATGTCGCCGGTGATGTGCCCGTGGTGGCGGCGGGCGGGGTCGCCACCGGCCGCCACATCGCTGCGGCCATGGCCATGGGGGCGGTCGGGGTGTGGCTGGGGACGGCCTGGTTGTTCTGCGAAGAGGAGCACCTCGAGCCGCAGGTCCTCGACAAACTCATCGCCGGTGGGTCGGCCGATGCGATCATCTCCCGGGCCGACTCGGGCAAGACCCTGCGTCAGATCCGTACGGCGTGGACCGACGAGTGGTCGGCGCCGGGCGCGCCCGAGCCGCTCAAGATGCCATACCAGGACATCCTGGTGGGCGACATCCTCGGCCAGATCGAGCGCCACGAGATCCAGCCCCTCATGCATTCGCCGGCGGGGCAGAGCGTCGCCTTCTTCGATCGTCGCACGACCGTGCACGAGGTCATGAGCGACCTCGTTGCCGACACCGAGGCGGCGCTCGACGCGCTCGCCGATCGCACTCGTTGA
- a CDS encoding ROK family protein, giving the protein MPSQMNDAHEAMRPASLRLANAALVLDRLADGRPASRAELAERTSLSPQALGAILADLVSSGLVAEQTRETSTPGRPPIEYALHPTGSFTASIVVRQVDFFVLIDDALRRRVATVRHRYEAGPLAAPLIAAIVSVLRRTTDEFGLDMARLAHLEFAVQGTIGEHGRIVGTTPAWDERDVDVVDAIVDELGRPIEVTATSVDRAQAMHALTQIEHGPNDLVAILHVGFETRLMLAKGSELVGNRFGDGGLLTHFPVPGNELRCECGETGCLGTVSGGRSVVAHYRAAGDTSVSTPAEIIDRIGQGDQRAIEAAQVSIDWLARGVTPILAMLRPDRIVCAGGGVGRPESPGAMRLVDALRAQLGDRLTDRPICVVAPSFVVDAPQPLVSPGG; this is encoded by the coding sequence ATGCCGAGTCAGATGAACGATGCCCATGAGGCCATGCGCCCGGCCTCGCTTCGTTTGGCCAACGCCGCCCTCGTCCTCGATCGGCTCGCCGACGGGCGGCCGGCATCTCGTGCCGAACTCGCAGAGCGGACCTCGCTCAGCCCGCAGGCGCTGGGCGCGATCCTCGCCGACCTGGTCTCCTCAGGTCTCGTGGCCGAGCAGACGCGAGAAACCTCGACGCCCGGCCGACCACCCATCGAGTATGCGCTGCATCCCACCGGATCCTTCACGGCGTCGATCGTGGTACGGCAAGTCGACTTCTTCGTCCTGATCGACGATGCGTTGCGCCGACGTGTCGCCACGGTGCGCCACCGATATGAGGCCGGCCCCCTCGCCGCTCCGTTGATCGCAGCGATCGTCTCGGTGCTGCGCCGCACGACCGACGAGTTCGGTCTCGACATGGCTCGGCTCGCCCACCTGGAGTTCGCCGTCCAGGGCACCATCGGCGAGCACGGAAGGATCGTGGGCACCACGCCGGCGTGGGACGAGCGCGATGTCGACGTCGTCGACGCCATCGTCGATGAACTCGGCCGGCCGATCGAGGTCACGGCCACCAGCGTCGATCGGGCCCAGGCGATGCATGCCCTGACGCAGATCGAGCACGGGCCGAATGATCTCGTCGCCATCCTCCACGTGGGCTTCGAGACGCGCCTCATGCTCGCCAAGGGTTCGGAGTTGGTCGGCAACCGTTTCGGTGACGGCGGCCTCCTCACCCACTTCCCTGTGCCAGGGAACGAGCTGCGCTGCGAGTGCGGCGAGACCGGCTGCCTCGGCACCGTGTCGGGCGGCCGCTCCGTGGTCGCCCACTACCGAGCGGCCGGCGACACCAGCGTGTCCACGCCGGCCGAGATCATCGATCGCATCGGCCAAGGCGATCAACGGGCCATCGAGGCCGCACAGGTCTCGATCGACTGGTTGGCCCGCGGCGTGACCCCGATCCTCGCCATGCTGCGACCCGACCGCATCGTCTGCGCCGGTGGCGGCGTCGGCCGTCCGGAAAGTCCGGGAGCGATGCGCCTCGTCGACGCCCTGCGGGCCCAGCTCGGCGACCGCCTCACGGATCGACCGATCTGCGTCGTCGCTCCCTCGTTCGTGGTCGATGCTCCGCAACCGTTGGTGTCACCAGGCGGCTGA